GGACTGGGTCAACACCGAGGACGTGCAGTGGAACGAGGGCACGATGCTCATCGACGCGAGTTGGGAGATGCGCGACCTGCGTCGTTCGTATGAGCCGAATTCGGTCTCGGAGGACACCTTCTACGGCCCGATCGTGCGTCCGTTCGTCGGACCGGGCTACTGGGCTCCCGAGCGCGTCGCTTCGTTCGCGCAGGTCAACGTCCCGTCGTGGGGCGATGGCGGAAGCGCCCAGCACACGGGTGCCTTCGACGTGTTCGAGCAGCGCGACGACCGGTCGCAGCTCACGGAGGTCTGGCTCGACGGCGAACTCAAGGCGTCTTCGCCCTGGCAGTCGGCGACGGTGTTCGACATCCCCGACGGCACCATGGAGTGGCGCGTGCTGAACACCGCGGTGCACGACGGCACGTACACGCCGGGCTCGACGAGGACGGTCACCGAGTGGACGTTCGAGTCGACCGGGTCGGCCGACGACTACACCGAGCAGACGCTGCCGATGATCCAGGCCTACTACGACGTCGACGCCGACGCCGCGGGTGCCGTCGGAGCCGGCCGCAAGGCCGGCAAGCCCGTCGAGTTCGGCCTGGAGCTCAGCCACATCGAGAGCGCCGACGGCATGGCCGAGCTCACCGACGCGACGCTCGAGATGCGCGTGCCCGGTGGCGAATGGCGGGCTGTCGAGATCGCGGATGCCGCGGCGGACGCGGCCTCGGTGAGCCCGATGATCGTCTACCCCGTCGATCGCCCGTTCCTCGAGTCGTACACCGCGCAGCTGCCGGTGCCCGACGCCGGCGCGTGGGTCGACCTCCGGGTGACCGCGAAGGATGCCGCCGGCAACACGTTCTCGCAGGAGATCGAGCGGGCGTTCGAGGCGGCGCCCGCGAAGGGCGGCCACGGCGGCGGCAACGGCGGCAACGGCGGCCACGGCCCCCACGGCCCGCACGGTGGTCACGCCTGACCTGAGGCACTGACCCGCAGCAGCGACGCGGCGTCGGCCCGATCCACGGATCGGTCGGCGCCGCGTCGTGTGTCGGAACCGCGTGCGAGCATGGGTGCATGCCCGCCGATCCCGCACCCCGTGGCGGGCGCCGTGCCCCGGCCGGCGACTGGCGTCGCGACCTGGCCCCGTTCACGCCGCGACACGGGCACGCGGCATCCGGCGATGAGCCGCGGGCCGCGTCGGATGCCGCGCCGCGACGGCCGCTCGCCCTGCAGTTCGAGCTGCGCCGCCGGGTCACGCGCCGGCCCGGGGAATGGCAGGGTCCCCGAGACGAGCCCGCCCGTCGTGCCGGGTCCGTCGACCGGCTCGCCGTGCGCCCGGTCACGCGCGGCGCACGCGGCGCGTGGATCAAGGCGGGGCTCACCTGGCAGAACGTGGGCTTCCAGGCCACGGCCGGCGGGTACGACCCCGCCCAGTCGCGCTGGTTCGCCCAGTTCGCGTTGCTGAAGGGCTCCTCACCGAGCGTCTTCGCGACCTACGGCTCCGAGTGGATCACCCTCGACGAGTTCGAGAGCCCCCTGCTGTGGGCCCTGTTCGGCGAGGCCGCGCGGCTCGGCATCGAGTTGGTCGGCTCCGACGTGACGCCCGACCTCGAGGTGCTCGGCGCGGCATCCGTCGTGCTCGATGCGACGATCGACGACGGCGGCGACCTCGAGCTCGTGCCGCGGCTCGAGTTCGCCTCGGGCGGCAGCGGCGGCCCGGGCATCGTGCGAGCCGTCGGCGACGCGCGACTCGTCGCTCTTCACGGCCTCTACCGGTTCGACCTCGATGCGGGCCTCCTCGAGCTGGCACCCCTGGCCCGACCCCTCGCCCCGGCCGAACGCTCGGCACTCGAACAGCCTCGCACCGTGCGGGTGCCCGCCGACGAGGTGCCCGAGTTCCTCCGCGGGCACTTCCATGCCCTCGCCCGGTCGATCACCGTCACCAGCCGTGACGGCAGCTTCGACCCGCCGCCGCTGCCGCCCGCGGCGCTCGTGCTCGACGCGCGCTTCGAGCCCGACGACGTGCTCCGGCTCGCGTGGCACTGGGAGCACGCCGACGGGCGCACGGCGGCGGTTGCGGCATCCGTCGACACGGCTGCGGCCGACCCCGATCTCGACGACGACCTGCTCGCCCGGGTCGCCGACGAACTCGGCTGGGTGCCGCTCGATGCCGTGGTGCTGCGGGGCGTCGACGCGGCCGAGTTCACCGCCGAGCGCCTGCCGCGACTCGAACGCCTCGCCGCCGGCAGCGCCCTGCGCATCGACGTCACAGGCGAGCGACCCGAGTACCGCGAGGCCACCGCCGAGCCCGTCGTCACCGTCACCACCGTCGAGACGCTCAAGCGCGACTGGTTCGACCTCGGCGTGGTGCTGACGGTCGACGGCAAGCTGGTTCCCTTCATGCCGCTGTTCCGAGCGCTCTCGAAGGGGCAGAAGCGACTCCTGCTCGTCGACAAGAGCTACCTCATGCTCAACCAGCCGGTGTTCGCGCCGCTGCGCGAGCTGATCGAGGAGGCCGGCACGCTCGCCGAGTGGGAGACCGGGCTGCGCCTCCACCGCTCGCAGACGAGCCTCTGGGCCGACTTCGAGGACCTCGCCGACGTCGCGGAGCCGGCAGTCGACTGGCGTCGCACCGTGGCCGCGCTCGAGGAGGGGCGCGTCGAGCAGCTCGAGCCACCGGCCGGGCTCGCCCTGCCGCTCCGCCCGTACCAACTGGCCGGATTCCGCTGGCTCGCGTTCCTCTGGGCGAACCGCCTCGGCGGCGTGCTCGCCGACGACATGGGGCTCGGCAAGACGGCGCAGACGCTCGCGCTCATCGCCCACGCCGTCGAGCAGCCCGACGGCCGGCTCCCGTTCCTCGTCGTCGCGCCCACCTCCGTCGCCTCGAACTGGGTGCGCGAGGCCGAGCGGTTCACGCCCGGTCTCAGGGTCGCGAGCGTCACCGCGACCGAGGCGAAACGGCGCGGTCGCATCGCGGATGCCGCGGCGTCGGCCGACCTCGTCGTCACGACCTACGCCGTGCTCCGCCTCGAGGCCGCGGCATTCGCCGCGGTGGAATGGGGCGGGTTGGTGCTCGACGAGGCGCAGTTCGTGAAGAACGCGGCGACGAAGGCGCACGAGGCGGCACGCGGCATCCGCGCACCGTTCCGCCTCGCCGTGACCGGCACGCCCATCGAGAACCACCTCGGCGAGCTCTGGGCGATCCTGCGGATCGTGGCGCCCGGCCTGTTCCCGTCGCGCCGCGCGTTCGACGAGCGGTACCGCAGGCCGATCGAGCAGGACGGCAACGCCGAGCGGCGCGAGCGCCTGCGGCGACGCATCCGGCCGCTCATCCTGCGCCGCACGAAGGAGGTGGTGGCCCCTGAGCTGCCGCCCAAGCAGGAGCAGGTGCTGGCGGTCGAGCTGGCCCCGCGCCACCGGCGCCTCTACGACACGGTGCTGCAGCGAGAGCGGCAGAAGCTGCTCGGGCTCATCGACGACCTCGACCGGCAGCGGTTCATCGTGTACCGCTCACTCACCCTGCTGCGCCTGCTCGCCCTCGACGCCACGCTCGTCGACGAGGAGCGCTATGCCGGCTACCCGTCGGCCAAGCTCGACGCGCTGTTCGAGCAGCTCGACGACGTGCTCGCGGAGGGCCACCGCGCGCTGGTGTTCAGCCAGTTCACCTCGTTCCTCGGCCGCGCGGCGAGCCGGCTGGACACCGCGGGCGTGCCCTACGCCTACCTCGACGGGTCGACGCCGGTGCGCCGCCGCGACGCCGAGATCGCGCGCTTCCGTGCCGGCGAGGCATCCGTGTTCCTGATCAGCCTGAAGGCCGGCGGGTTCGGCCTGAACCTCACCGAGGCCGACTACGTGTTCCTGCTCGACCCGTGGTGGAACCCCGCGAGCGAGGCGCAGGCCGTCGACCGCGCGCACCGCCTCGGGCAGGCGAAGCAGGTCATGGTCTACCGGCTCGTGGCGCAGGACACGATCGAGGAGAAGGTGATGGACCTCAAGGCCCGCAAGGGCGAACTCGTGGCGTCGATCCTCGACGCGGGCGCCGACGCCACGGATGCCGCGGTGCTCGACGGTGCCGACACGATCAGCGCCGACGACCTGCGTGCGCTGCTCGACGGCTGAAGCCGTCGGCGGCCGCTTCCTGACCGAATGCTGAGCTTCACTCGAAAACGGTCTGCTACGCTCACTGGGACGCTTGACCCACACCCGAAGGGTCGCGTCAGGCCCGATCCGGGCCGCCGCATACCCTACGACGTCGCGCCTCGGTGGCTGAAGCCCCGAGGCGCGCGTCCGGCATCCTGAGGCCCTGCGCCGCGCTGCTAGCGCGTCCAGCGGTCGCGTCGACGCGTGCGCGGCTCATCGAGGCCGATGTGCACGCGCGTGCGTTTCCGTTCCCACACGATGCACGCCGAGCCGACCGCCCAGAGCGGCACCTGCGTGAGGAACGCGATGCGGAACGCCTCCAGGCTGTAGGTGTCGGGAGAGCCCGCGCCCTGCGCGTCCATCGCGATGCCGATGAAGAGGATCGCGAGCAGCGCCGCGAGGAACCCGCCGACGTTCACGATGCCCGTGGCCGTACTGAGCCGATGACTCGGGTTGAAGGTTCGGGCGTGATCGAATCCGATCATCGAGGCCGGGCCACCGGTGCTCAACGCGAACGCGAGCAGGAAGAGCAGCCAGATGGGCGCGGGGCCCGGCCACGCGATCACGACCAGCCAGACCAGCGCCTGGATGCCGATGACCGGGAGGACCAGCATCCGGGACCGCCGCATCGGATGCCGGCTCGAGAGCGCCCCGATCACCGGACCGGCGACCATGCCGAAGATCACGTACACGCTGAAGATCAGCGAGGCCATGGCGGGGGAGAGCCCCTCGCCGACCGTCAGGAACGGGAAGCCCCACAGCAGGATGAAGGCCGTGCCCGAGAACGGCGTCGTGAAGTGCGACCAGAACGCGAGCCGGGTCGCCGGGTGCGCCCACGACTCGCGGAAGCCCTCGCGCAGGTCGGCCGACGACGTCACCGCGTGGATGGCGCCGGTGGCGGTGTCCACCGAGATGTCCGCGTCGCGATCGGGAGGCCGGTTGCGGATGACCGCGAAGGTGAGCACCGTGAACAGGGCGCCGAGGCCGGCGAGGCTGCCGAACGCGACGCTCCACGTCGAGGCGTGCAGGATGGCGGCCATCGGCAGGATCGCGAGGAGTTGCCCGGTCTGGCCCACGATGCCCGTCATCTGCACGAGGAACGGCGCCTGCCGTTCGGGGAACCATACCGCCACCACGCGGAGCACGCTCGGGAAGACCGCGGCGTCGCCCGCGCCGACGAGCATCCGCGCGAAGATCGCGGTGCCCACGTCGGGCGCGAACGCCATGACGAGCTGGCCGACCGCCATGAGGAACATGCCCGCGGTGATGATCGGTCTCGCCCCGAACCGGTCGAGCAGCAGGCCCACTGGGATCTGCATCGCGCCGTACACGGCGAGCTGCACCACCGCGAACAGCGACAGCACTGAGGCATCCGCGTCGAAGCGCACCGCCGCGTCGACGCCGACCGCCGACAGCGACGTGCGGTTCGTGACCGAGACCACGTAGGCCGCCACGCCGACACCCCACACCAGCCACAGGCGCCAGGCGCGCACGGGAGGGATGGCAGTCGTCACGAGACCTTCAGGGAGAAACGGATGACGGCGGCCTCCGGTGCGAGCCGCCGCCGTTCCAGCCTAACCGGACCGGTCGACGCCCGTTCCCAGCGCCCCGAACGGGAACGAGCGGATGCCCCGTGGAGGGACATCCGCTCGTTCGATGCACTCGCGCGCCGTCGGCGCGCTGCGCCGGTGCTACAGGTCGGCGCCCTCCGCGGCGGCGTCGACCTTCGCCTCGTACCCGGCCTCGAATGCGGCGCCGGCCGGCTCGGCCTCGGGCTGCACGAGTACCGCGTCGGCGTCGAGGTCGGTGGCGGCCTGCTCGAACTGCGAGTTGTACAGGCGCCAGTACGCGCCCTCCCGCTTGATGAGCTCGTCGTGGCTGCCCTGCTCGACGATGTCGCCGTGCTCCATCACGAGGATGAGGTCGGCGTCGCGGATCGTCGAGAGGCGGTGCGCGATCACGAACGACGTGCGTCCCTCTCGGAGCGCCGCCATCGCGTGCTGCAGCAGCAGCTCGGTGCGGGTGTCGACCGAGGAGGTCGCCTCGTCGAGGATCAGCACCGACGGCTGCGCCACGAACGCACGGGCGATCGTGATGAGCTGCTTCTCGCCGGCCGAGACGTTCGATGCGTCCTCGTCGAGCACGGTGTCGTACCCCTCGGGCAGCGAGTGCACGAACCGATCCACGTAGGTGGCCCGTGCCGCCTCGAGGATCTCGTCGTCGCTCGCCGACTCGCGACCGTAGCGGATGTTCTCGCGGATGGAACCGGCGAACAGCCAAGGGTCCTGCAGCACCATGCCGGTGCGTGCGCGCACGTCGTGCCGGGTGAGCTCGGCGATGTCCTGGCCGTTGAGCAGGATGCGTCCGCCGTCGAGCTCGTAGAACCGCATGATGAGGTTCACGAGCGTCGTCTTGCCCGCACCGGTCGGCCCCACGATCGCGACGGTCTGCCCGGGCTCGACCCGGAACGACAGGTCGCGGATGAGCGGACGCTCGGGGGTGTAGGCGAAGGACACGTTCTGGAACTCGATGGTGCCGTCGCCGTCGATCGCCGCGGGAGCGTGGACCGCGTCGGGCTCCTGCTCATCGGCGTCGAGCAGCTCGAAGACCCGCTCGGCCGAGGCCGTGCCCGACTGCACCACGGCCGCCATGCCGCCGAGCTGCGAGAGCGGCTGCGTGAACTGCTGCGAGTACTGGATGAACGCCTGGACGTCGCCGAGTCGCAGCTGGCCGCTCGCGACCATGAGTCCGCCGAGCACCGCGATGCCCACGTACGTGAGGTTTCCGATGAACATCATGGCGGGCATGATGATGCCCGAGAGGAACTGCGCCTTGAACGCGGCGTCGTAGAGCTCCTCGTTCTCGGCGCGGAAGCTCCGGCTCGACTCCTGCTCGCGGCCGAACACCTTCACGAGCGCGTGGCCCGAGAAGGACTCCTCGACGCGTGCGTTGAGCCGGCCGACCTTCTTCCACTGGATGCCGAAGGCGGCCTGCGACTTCGGACCGATGACGCCGAAGATCACGCCCATGAGCGGCAGTGAGACGAGGGTGACGAGCGCGAGCTGCCACGAGATCGAGAACATCATGATCACGACGCCGACCACGGTCAGCACGCTCGTGAGCGCGCTCGACAGCGACTGCTGCATCGTCTGCGTGATGTTGTCGATGTCGTTCGTGACCCGCGAGATGAGCTCGCCGCGCTGCACGCGGTCGAAGTAGCTGAGGGGCAGGCGGTGCACCTTGGCCTCGACGTCTTCGCGCAGGCGGAACATGGCCCGAACCATGATGACGTTGATCACATAGCCCTGCACCCACGACAGCACCGATGCGGCGATGTAGAGCATCAGCACGACGATGACGACCTGGCTCAGGGCGACGAAGTCGATGCCCTCGCCCGGCGTCAGGGTGCCCGCAGCCTCGACGATGTTCGCGAGGTCCTCCTGGCCTGCCGCCCGCAGGCCGGCGACGGCCTGTTCCTGCGTGACGCCCGCGGGCAGCTGCAGGGAGATGACGCCCTCGAAGATGAGGTTCGTCGCCTCGGCGAGCACCTTCGGCGCGATGACCGTGAGCACGACGCCGATGGCGCCGAGCAGGGAGGCGAACGCGAACGACCATTTCCACGGGGAGAGGAGTCCGAGCATGCGACGGAAGCTGGCGCCGAAGTCCTGCGCCTTTCCGGGCGCGACGCTGTCCCACGACCCCGAGTTGCGGCGCGCCTCTTCGGCCAGCTCGTGCTCGATGCGCTCCTCTTCGGTCATCTCCTGGGGTTCTGCCTGCCGGGCCCGTCCGCGGGCACGGCCGTTCGTCTTGTTCGTGTCGGCGCTCATGCCGTTGCCTCCACTCCGAGCTGGGATTCGACGATCTCGCGGTACGTCGTCGACGTCTGCAGGAGTTCGTCGTGCGTGCCGATGCCGACCATGCCGCCGTCGTCGAGGACGATGATGCGGTCGGCGTCGGTGATGGTCGAGACGCGCTGCGCCACGACGATCTTGGTCACGTGTGGCAGCTCCCGCCACAACGCCTGCCGCAACCTGGCATCGGTCGTGAGGTCGAGCGCCGAGAACGAGTCGTCGAACACGAGGATGTCGGGGTTGTGCACGATCGCCCGGGCGATCGCGAGCCGCTGGCGCTGGCCGCCCGACACATTGGTGCCGCCCTGGGCGATGCGCCCGTTCAGCCCACCCTCCATCTCGGCCACGAAGTCGCGGCCCTGGGCGATCTCGAGCGCGTGCCAGAGCTCGGCGTCGGTGGCCTCCTCCCGACCGAAGCGCAGGTTGGAGGCCACGGTGCCGGCGAAGAGGAAGGGGCGCTGCGGCACGAGGCCGATCGTCTTCCACAGCCGGTCGAGGTCGGCCTCGCGCACGTCGACGCCGTTGACGCGGATGGCGCCGCCGGTGGCGTCGAACAGCCGCGGGATGAGCGAGACGAGCGTCGTCTTGCCCGCACCGGTGGAGCCGACGATCGCGACGGTCTCACCGGGCTCGGCCCGGAAGGTGATGCCGTGCAGCACCGGGGACTCGGCGCCCGGGTAGGCGAACTCCGCATCGAGGAACTCGACCGATCCGACCTCGGGGAAGGCCGACACGGGGTTCTCGGCACGCGTCAGGGTGGACTCGCTGGCGAGGACCTCGCTGATGCGCTCGGCCGACACGGCTGCGCGGGGAATCATGATCGTGGTGAACGCCGCCATGAGGACGCCGCCGAGGATCAGGCCGATGTACTGCATGAAGGCGAACAGGGTGCCGATCTGCACGTCGCCCTCGTTGACCTCGATGGCGCCGAACCAGATCACGCCGATGATCGTCACGTTGATGACGAGCATGAAGAACGGGAACAGCGTGATGAAGAGGGTGCCGACGCGACGGCCGACGTCCATGATGTCGGCGTTGGCGCCGCGGAACCGCTCCTCCTCGATGGGCTCCCGCACGAACGCGCGCACCACGCGGATGCCGGTGAGCTGCTCGCGGAGGATCCGGTTCACGGCGTCGAGTTTCACCTGGAAGCTGCGGAAGAGCGGCACCATGCGGCTGATGACGATGATCGCGACGACGAGGATCACGAGCACCGAGGCCCCGATGAGCCAGCTGAGGCCGACGTCCTGCGAGAGGGCCATGATGATGCCGCCGACGGCGAGCAGCGGCGCGCTGATGAGCATGGTGGCGCCCATCATCGCGAGCATCTGCACCTGCTGCACGTCGTTCGTGTTGCGGGTGATGAGCGAGCCGGGGCCGAACTGCGAGACCTCCCGCTCGGAGAACGCGCTCACCTTGTCGAAGACGTCGTTGCGGATGTCGCGGCCGGCGCGCATGGCGGCCTTCGCGGCGAAGTACGTGGCGATGATGGCCGCGATGATCTGCCCGAGCGAGATGGCGAGCATGAACATGCCCGTCGACCAGATGTACTCCGTGTCGCCCTTGGAGACGCCGTTGTTGATGATGTCGGCGTTGAGGCTCGGCAGGTAGAGGCTCGCGAGCGCAGACATGAACTGGAACACCAGGACGCCGAGCAGTAACCACTTGTAGGGCTTCAGGTACCGGATGAGGAGTTTTCCGAGCATGGTTCTCCGAATGGAAGAGGTGAAGGCGGGAGACGAAGGAGGGACCCGCCGGCGGCGATCTCGAACCCCCGCTCGATATCGCACCCGCTAGTCTGCATCGAACCCCTACCCTCCGACATCATCCGCTCGGCTGATATCGCTGAGAGCGCAATCACGGGCCCGACTCGGGAAGACACCGGGGCAGCCTCGGGGTCGCGGCCCGAACCGGTCAGCAGTCGGGCCGCGGCGCCATGCGGTAGGCGGTGAGCGAGGCGAACGCGAGCCACGCGAAACCGGCGATCACCGCCAGCCAGAGCAGTCCGACACCGGCGGGCACCGTGGCGAGCGCCGCGCCGCCGAGGAACCCGAGCACGATGACCGCCGCGGCGACGAACGAGATCGTCGCTGCTGCGCCGCGCCCCTCGCTGCGGAACCACGTGCCGATGACGACCGCCGCGGCCGCGAGGCTGAGGAATCCGGTCGCGCCGGCCGCGAGGTGGAGCAGTCCGCTCGGCGACGCGGTCGTGGCATCCGCGCCCCCCGGTGGGAACCCGCCCGCAGGGTCGGGCGGGAAGACCGCTGCAGCGAACAGGCTGACGCCGTACAGGCCGAGGAGCACGGCCGCCCACGTGCCGCGACGTCCGGGCAGCAGCCGGGCGAACCCGACGGCCGCGGCGAGCACCATGAGGCCGGTGAGTACGAGGTTGGCCGCCTGGATCCAACCGAGCGGGCCGAGCAGCAGCAGGCTGAGCGCGTGTCGCGACAGGTCGAAGCCCGGCACGAGCAGCGCCTGCGCGAGCCCGACGACGAGGTAGAACGGACCTGCCACGATGCCCCAGCCCAGCAGCGACTTCGTGACGGCGCGGCCCCGGTCGAAGGTGGGGGCCGATGAGGGGGCGGGAGTTGTCGCTGACATCGTGCGCACCTTCCTGATCAGTGTGGTGTCGAGGTGTGTATTGCCCTCATGGGTGTAGTATTGCACCGAGCGATGCAAAAGTAAACGCGCGAGTGCAGAAGAGGATCGATGAGCACGCAGCCGATGGCCGACCGGACCGACTACGAAGACCCGCGGATCACCCGTTCACGCGCGCTGATCATGGATGCGGCCGCCCGGGTGTTCCTCGAGCGCGGATATCCCGGCACCAGCGTCGACGACATCGCCGCCGAGGCGGGCGTCTCGAAGCGCACCGTGTACAACGTCTTCGACGACAAGGAGCAGCTCTTCCGTGCGATCATCGGCCGCGCCATCGAGACGGCCGAGCGATTCTCGTTCGACTTCGCGTCGACGACGGCCGACGCCGACGACCTCGAGGCGGCGCTCGTCGCGCTCGCTCGCGAGCTCGCGGCATCCGTGCTGGGCGGCCGCGTGGTCCCCCTGCGGCGCCTGCTCATCGGCGAGGCGTCCCGCTTCCCCGGGTTCGCCGCCGACTACTACGAGCGCGCACCGGGCCGCGTGATGGCCGCGATCGCCGACGCGCTGCGAAGGCTCGGCGAACGGGGGCTGCTGCGCATCGACGACGCGCAGGTCGCCGCCGAGCACTTCGCGTTCCTCGCGATCGGCCCGTCGCTCGACCGCGCCCTCTTCGACGTCGCCGGCGACACGGATGCCGCGACGGCGACGCACGCGGTCGAGCGCGCCGAGCGCGGCGCCGCCGTGTTCCTCCGGGCCTACGCGGCTTGAGCGGCGGGGCTCAGGCGTCGGCCCGGCCGGTGACGATCGCGCGGAGGGTCTCGACGGGCAGCTTCGGCACCCGGCGCTCATCGACGAGGCCGTTCGCCTCCTGCCGGGTGTCCGTGAGCTGCGTGTAGCAGAACCCGGCGAGCACCGGAGAGGCGTGCAGGGCCGAGACGAGCTCGGTGAGGTGCTCCTCGAACTCGGTGGCCGACCCCGAGACGGAGTAGCCCCAGGTCTCGATGTCGGAGTCGGGCGCGAACGTGATGCCGCCGAACTCGGTGACCATGACGGGCTTGCCGGCGGTGCCCGCGGGGAGGGCGACCAAGCGGCGTCCGGCCGGGCCGACGCCCTCGCGCATCGCCTCGATGGATGCGGCATCCGCGTAATTGGTGCGCAGTGCCGAGCCGGTCGTCGCGTAGTCGTGGATGGTGAGCAGGTCCGACTGCGCGTGCTCCCAGCCGTCGTTCGAGACGGCGAGCCGGGTCGGGTCGAGCGCCTTCGTGAGGTGGAAGAGCGCCTGCACGTAGTGCAGCTGGGCGGCGTCGTGCGACACGTGCTGCACGCCCCAGCTCTCGTTCACGGGCACCCAGGTCACGATCGACGGATGCGCCGCGTCACGCGCGATCACGTCCATCCACTCCCGAACGGTGCGCTCGATCGCACGCGGCGAGAACTCGAAGGCGCTGCCGATCTCGCCCCACACGAGGAGGCCGAGGCGGTCGGTCCAGAAGAGGAGGCGGGGATCCTCGACCTTCTCGTGCAGGCGCACCGCGTTGAAGCCCAGGTCCTTGATGAGCTGCACCTCGGCCCGCAGGGCGTCGGCGCTCGGTGCGGCCAGGTGCGTCTCGGGCCAGTAGCCCTGTTCGAGCACCGAGCGGAGGAAGTAGGGGCGGTCGTTCAGCAGGAAGCGGCCGCCGTGCTCGTCGACGCTGCGGAGCCCGAGGTAGGACGCCACGTCGTCGACGACCGTGCCTGCCTCGTCGACGAGCCGGAGCCGCGCGTCGAGGAGCGTCGGGTGCTCGGGCGACCAGAGCAGCTGCTCGTAGCCCTGCCCGTTCGCCTGCCTGGGTAGCGCGACCACGACACGGTGCTCGGGTTCCGTCAGGCGGGTGCGCAGGGTGCCGAGCTCTTCGCCCTCGTGCTCGATCTCCACCTCGAGCCACAGCGGCCTCGTCGGCCGGGCTGCGAGGCGGAGCTGCAGCGCCACGTCGGCACCCGGAATGTCGGGGATCCAGTTCACCCGCGTCACGCGGTCGGATGCCACGGCCTCCAGCCACACCGGCTGCCAGATGCCCGTCGTGCGGTGGTACCAGATCACGTGCGGCTCCTCGAGCCAGTCCTGCTTGCCGCGCGGCTGCGAGACGTCGTGGGGGTCGTCCTCGACCCGCACGACGAGCGCGACGGTGCCGCCGAGCAGATCCTCGGGCAGCTCGAAGGAGAAGGGCGTCTGGCCGCCCTCGTGGGAGCCGAGCAGGCGTCCGTTCGCCCAGACCGAGGCGCGGAAGTCGACCGCGCCGAAGTGCAGCACGATGCGAGGTGCGTCGTCGCCGAGGCCGGCGGTGCGAAGCTGCTCGGGCTCGATGACGCGCCGGTACCAGGCCACGCGATGGAAGCCGGTGTCGCCGATCCCCGACGCGGGCGACTCGGGCGGGAACGGCACGACGATGCGCTGGGCGAACGGCGTCTCGCCGAGGTGCCAGCCGTCGTCGAGGCCCGTGTCGTCGTCGTCGAACGCGAATTCCCAATCGCCGCCGAGGTCGCACCAGGAGCGGCGCATCAGCTGGGGCCGCGGGTAGCTGCCGTCCTGCTTGGAGGCCCGCATCATCGAGGAATCACGCATGCATGGAATCATGGCGCATTTGTACAGCGCTGTAAAGTCGCAGGGACGGTGGTCGAAGCTGCCGGTCGGCTGAGCCGTCAGGCGTCAGGCGTCGGCCGTCAGGCGTCGGGGGCGCTGGCGCGCACCGAGATGCCGTGCGGCACCACGACATGGCGTCCGGCACCGTGATGCCCGTGCATCCGCTCGTGCAGGAGCTCGAACGCCCGCGTCGCGAGCGCCCGCTTGTCAGGCGCGACCGAGGTGAGGGTGGGCGTGGTGTAGCCGGTGATGGCGCTGTCGTCCCAGCCGATCACCGCCACGTCGCCTGGGACCGACAGCCCTCGGCGCCGCAGCGCGGTGAGCGCTCCGGCCGCGAACCGGTCGTCCCGCGACAGGATGGCGTCGAAGGCGAGGCCGCGGTCGAGCGCCAGCTCGACGGCCGCCTCGGCGTCGTGCGAGTCGAAGCCGCGAGCGTGCAGCACGAGCTCGGGATCGAGCCGCACGCCGGCCCCCACCAGCGCCTCCTGGTAGCCGAGCAGTCGCCGCCGGTTCGTCATCGTGATGTCGCCGTCGACGAGGCCGAGGAACGCCACCCGCCGCCGACCGAGGCCCAGCAGGTGGGCCACCCCGTCGTGGGCGGCGGCGACGTTGTCGATCATGACGTGG
This DNA window, taken from Agromyces sp. 3263, encodes the following:
- a CDS encoding ABC transporter ATP-binding protein; this encodes MTEEERIEHELAEEARRNSGSWDSVAPGKAQDFGASFRRMLGLLSPWKWSFAFASLLGAIGVVLTVIAPKVLAEATNLIFEGVISLQLPAGVTQEQAVAGLRAAGQEDLANIVEAAGTLTPGEGIDFVALSQVVIVVLMLYIAASVLSWVQGYVINVIMVRAMFRLREDVEAKVHRLPLSYFDRVQRGELISRVTNDIDNITQTMQQSLSSALTSVLTVVGVVIMMFSISWQLALVTLVSLPLMGVIFGVIGPKSQAAFGIQWKKVGRLNARVEESFSGHALVKVFGREQESSRSFRAENEELYDAAFKAQFLSGIIMPAMMFIGNLTYVGIAVLGGLMVASGQLRLGDVQAFIQYSQQFTQPLSQLGGMAAVVQSGTASAERVFELLDADEQEPDAVHAPAAIDGDGTIEFQNVSFAYTPERPLIRDLSFRVEPGQTVAIVGPTGAGKTTLVNLIMRFYELDGGRILLNGQDIAELTRHDVRARTGMVLQDPWLFAGSIRENIRYGRESASDDEILEAARATYVDRFVHSLPEGYDTVLDEDASNVSAGEKQLITIARAFVAQPSVLILDEATSSVDTRTELLLQHAMAALREGRTSFVIAHRLSTIRDADLILVMEHGDIVEQGSHDELIKREGAYWRLYNSQFEQAATDLDADAVLVQPEAEPAGAAFEAGYEAKVDAAAEGADL
- a CDS encoding MFS transporter; translated protein: MTTAIPPVRAWRLWLVWGVGVAAYVVSVTNRTSLSAVGVDAAVRFDADASVLSLFAVVQLAVYGAMQIPVGLLLDRFGARPIITAGMFLMAVGQLVMAFAPDVGTAIFARMLVGAGDAAVFPSVLRVVAVWFPERQAPFLVQMTGIVGQTGQLLAILPMAAILHASTWSVAFGSLAGLGALFTVLTFAVIRNRPPDRDADISVDTATGAIHAVTSSADLREGFRESWAHPATRLAFWSHFTTPFSGTAFILLWGFPFLTVGEGLSPAMASLIFSVYVIFGMVAGPVIGALSSRHPMRRSRMLVLPVIGIQALVWLVVIAWPGPAPIWLLFLLAFALSTGGPASMIGFDHARTFNPSHRLSTATGIVNVGGFLAALLAILFIGIAMDAQGAGSPDTYSLEAFRIAFLTQVPLWAVGSACIVWERKRTRVHIGLDEPRTRRRDRWTR
- a CDS encoding DEAD/DEAH box helicase, with translation MPADPAPRGGRRAPAGDWRRDLAPFTPRHGHAASGDEPRAASDAAPRRPLALQFELRRRVTRRPGEWQGPRDEPARRAGSVDRLAVRPVTRGARGAWIKAGLTWQNVGFQATAGGYDPAQSRWFAQFALLKGSSPSVFATYGSEWITLDEFESPLLWALFGEAARLGIELVGSDVTPDLEVLGAASVVLDATIDDGGDLELVPRLEFASGGSGGPGIVRAVGDARLVALHGLYRFDLDAGLLELAPLARPLAPAERSALEQPRTVRVPADEVPEFLRGHFHALARSITVTSRDGSFDPPPLPPAALVLDARFEPDDVLRLAWHWEHADGRTAAVAASVDTAAADPDLDDDLLARVADELGWVPLDAVVLRGVDAAEFTAERLPRLERLAAGSALRIDVTGERPEYREATAEPVVTVTTVETLKRDWFDLGVVLTVDGKLVPFMPLFRALSKGQKRLLLVDKSYLMLNQPVFAPLRELIEEAGTLAEWETGLRLHRSQTSLWADFEDLADVAEPAVDWRRTVAALEEGRVEQLEPPAGLALPLRPYQLAGFRWLAFLWANRLGGVLADDMGLGKTAQTLALIAHAVEQPDGRLPFLVVAPTSVASNWVREAERFTPGLRVASVTATEAKRRGRIADAAASADLVVTTYAVLRLEAAAFAAVEWGGLVLDEAQFVKNAATKAHEAARGIRAPFRLAVTGTPIENHLGELWAILRIVAPGLFPSRRAFDERYRRPIEQDGNAERRERLRRRIRPLILRRTKEVVAPELPPKQEQVLAVELAPRHRRLYDTVLQRERQKLLGLIDDLDRQRFIVYRSLTLLRLLALDATLVDEERYAGYPSAKLDALFEQLDDVLAEGHRALVFSQFTSFLGRAASRLDTAGVPYAYLDGSTPVRRRDAEIARFRAGEASVFLISLKAGGFGLNLTEADYVFLLDPWWNPASEAQAVDRAHRLGQAKQVMVYRLVAQDTIEEKVMDLKARKGELVASILDAGADATDAAVLDGADTISADDLRALLDG